TCTTGCCCTGGATCTCTACCGTATCAACAATCGCGACAATCGCCATGTCCACAGGACACGTCTTGGTCTGACTCGTCTGTCGTGCCGAACTACCGGAGACAACCATCACAACATCGTCGCAGCCAGCTCCCGCGGTATCCACCGCAACAATGGCGTTACCCCTAGGAGCTAGGTCATAGGCATCAATAGGCTGCACTACCTGAAGCTTAAATCCCTGTAAGTTCCCGTCTTTCTGGGTGCTAATCACATTTCCGAGGACCCTACCTAAGATCATAGTCTTTACTCCTTAACCTAACGTCATTTTTATCCGCTAACTAAGCACATTTTCGATATCAATCCAGGTTCTCCTTCAGGACAG
This sequence is a window from Limnochordia bacterium. Protein-coding genes within it:
- a CDS encoding EutN/CcmL family microcompartment protein; its protein translation is MILGRVLGNVISTQKDGNLQGFKLQVVQPIDAYDLAPRGNAIVAVDTAGAGCDDVVMVVSGSSARQTSQTKTCPVDMAIVAIVDTVEIQGKKVYGK